A region from the Trueperaceae bacterium genome encodes:
- a CDS encoding ABC transporter substrate-binding protein, which translates to MRRIVLLALVLLLPAVAAAQGRLTTAIGSNPPTLDPQKTFNGFSFAVTNQVYETLFRVTPQGEIEGLLASSWEYLDPSTLRVTLRAGVSFTDGTPLDAAAVKASLERLLDPATAAPGRFVVSAISEVTAVDATTVEIKTAEPFAPLLAHLAHPVTAIVPVAHGDDLARNPVGSGPYTLVSWEQSNQVLLHANADYWGGAPAIEEVLYRIIPEVSTQLIELRSGGIDILFNIPPDAFEALASESQLETSAYLGWGSMMLGLNTANAKLHDLRVRQAIAHAIDKSLIIDEFLRGLAEPGVVPIPPTVRFAASDLAEPYPYDPEAARALLAEAGAEGLKLTLDIYQNPDLEAVAQVLQFMLSEVGIDLTIRVQDYAAYVEQTAKDDLELYASSWGTVTLDADYTLYAFFHSSEIPANNIARYQVASIDALLEEARSTPDDAVRAADYREVQEAVLGDVPMVTLYYPLSTIAKWPVLKGEVVRFSWINLDLRNATLAR; encoded by the coding sequence ATGAGAAGAATCGTCTTGCTGGCCTTAGTCCTACTCCTACCCGCGGTCGCCGCGGCCCAAGGACGCCTCACCACCGCCATCGGTTCCAACCCGCCGACGCTGGACCCGCAGAAGACGTTCAACGGCTTCTCCTTCGCCGTCACCAACCAGGTCTACGAGACGCTCTTCCGGGTCACCCCGCAAGGCGAGATCGAGGGGCTCCTCGCCTCGAGCTGGGAGTACCTCGACCCGAGCACGCTGCGCGTCACCCTCCGCGCCGGCGTGAGCTTCACCGACGGCACCCCGCTCGACGCCGCCGCCGTCAAGGCGTCCCTCGAGCGCCTGCTCGACCCGGCCACCGCCGCGCCAGGGCGCTTCGTCGTGAGCGCCATCAGCGAGGTCACCGCGGTCGACGCGACCACGGTCGAGATCAAGACGGCCGAGCCGTTCGCGCCCCTCCTCGCCCACCTCGCGCACCCCGTCACCGCCATCGTGCCCGTGGCGCACGGCGACGACCTCGCCCGCAACCCTGTCGGCTCCGGCCCGTACACGCTCGTGTCGTGGGAGCAGAGCAACCAGGTGCTCCTGCACGCCAACGCCGACTACTGGGGCGGCGCGCCGGCCATCGAAGAGGTCCTGTACCGCATCATCCCCGAGGTGAGCACGCAGCTCATCGAGCTCCGCTCCGGCGGCATCGACATCCTCTTCAACATCCCGCCGGACGCCTTCGAGGCGCTGGCGAGCGAGTCGCAGCTCGAGACGAGCGCGTACCTCGGCTGGGGCAGCATGATGCTCGGCCTGAACACGGCCAACGCCAAGCTGCACGACCTGCGCGTGCGCCAGGCCATCGCCCACGCCATCGACAAGAGCCTGATCATCGACGAGTTCCTCCGCGGCCTCGCCGAGCCGGGCGTCGTGCCCATCCCGCCGACCGTCCGCTTCGCCGCCTCCGACCTCGCCGAGCCGTACCCCTACGACCCCGAGGCGGCGCGCGCGCTCCTCGCCGAGGCCGGCGCCGAGGGCCTGAAGCTGACCCTCGACATCTACCAGAACCCCGACCTCGAGGCCGTGGCGCAGGTCCTCCAGTTCATGCTCTCCGAGGTCGGCATCGACCTGACGATCCGCGTGCAGGACTACGCCGCGTACGTCGAGCAGACGGCCAAGGACGACCTCGAGCTCTACGCTTCCAGCTGGGGCACCGTGACGCTCGACGCCGACTACACGCTCTACGCCTTCTTCCACTCGAGCGAGATCCCGGCCAACAACATCGCGCGCTACCAGGTCGCCTCCATCGACGCCCTCTTGGAGGAGGCCCGCTCCACGCCCGACGACGCCGTGCGCGCCGCCGACTACCGCGAGGTGCAGGAAGCCGTGCTCGGCGACGTGCCCATGGTGACGCTCTACTACCCGCTCTCCACGATCGCCAAGTGGCCAGTGTTGAAGGGCGAGGTCGTGCGCTTCTCCTGGATCAACCTCGACCTGCGCAACGCCACGCTGGCGCGCTGA